The nucleotide window CCGTACTGGAGTGGCCCGCTTCTGCGTCTTCAGAAACACTGACTACCCAAGGGTGTGATACACGGCTTGCACGTCGTCGTCCTCCTCAAACTTCTCGATGAGGTTCATAACTTCTTCCAGCTGCTCGCCTTCGAGGTGCACGGTGGTGTTGGCCACGCGCTGCAACTGCGCCGATACCACGTTGAGGTGCTTTTCTTCCAGGGCTTTCTGCATCTGCCCGAAGTCGGTGAAGGCGGTTTCCACCACGATGTAGTCTTTCACGGCACCGTGCTCGTCCTCTTCCTGGTCGGCGTACACGTCCTCGGCGCCGGCGTCAATCAGCTCCAGCTCCAGCTCGTCGAGGTCGAGGCCTTCGGCGGCCAGCTTGAACACGCCCTTGCGGGTGAAGGTGTAGTCGGAGGAGCCGGCGGTGCCCAAGGCGCCGTTGCCGCGGTTGAAATACATGCGCACGTTGGCCACGGTGCGGGTGGGGTTGTCGGTGGCGGTTTCAATTACAATGGCCACGCCGTGGGGCGCGTAGCCCTCATACACCACTTCCTGGTAGTCTTTTTCCTCTTTGCTGCTGGCGCGCTTGATGGCGGCTTCCACCCGGTCCTTGGGCATGTTCACGCCTTTGGCGTTCTGCATGGCCGTGCGCAGGCGCGAGTTGGTGTCGGGGTTGGGCCCCGACTCTTTCACGGCCATGACAATCTCCCGGCCAATGCGGGTGAAATCCTTGGACATCCGGTCCCAGCGCTTCATTTTGCGGCCTTTGCGGAATTCAAACGCGCGTCCCATCTATCAGTGAGTTGGTGAAATAGTGAATTGGTGAGTTAGCCATTCGGGCCCGGGGCCGAAAGGGGGCCGCAAGTTAGCAGAAACGGCGGCGGGGCGCAACGCGTCCATTCGCAAACGCCGGCGCCCCGGCTTCCAGCCCATAGAGCTGAAAACCGGGGCGCCGGGTTGCTTCATAGCCTGTAGCGTTAGGGCAGGTCCTGCAGGCGGAGGGTAATGTTCTGCGGGGCCGTTTCGTCGCCGCCGAAGTAGGGGTAGAGCTGGTAGCCCTTGGCCGGACCGGTGCAGCTGCGCTTGTGCTCCACTTTCTTGCCGTTCACCAGGAAGGTGTACTTGGCATCGGTAATCTGCAGCTCGCAGGTGTACCACTTGTTGCGGTCGATGGCCGTGAGCAGGGTAGTGGTGTTCACGCCGTTGCGGTAGGAGTAAGCCAGCAGCTCCAGGCGGTTCTGATACCAGCGCCAGCCAAACCGGGCGCTGTTGGTCTGGTGCAGGGAGTTGCAGTCGGCCACGCCGTACAGCTTGTTCACGTCGGCCTGGTTGTTGGTGGCTTTGGTTTTGTAGCTCGCCGTGTTGTCGAACTTCACCAAGAACTTAAGCTTGGTTTTGCTTACCAGGCGCAGCGGGTTGCTGGTGGCGTAGTGCTGACCCTTGAGGATGGTGTAGAGCGTGCCCGGCTCGGTGGCCGCCGTGGCATCGGCCGAGGCAGCTACAGCGGTGGGAGCAGTGGCCGGGGCCACTTCTTCCTTACGCAGGCAGCCGGCGGCAATCAAAATGAGAAAAAGACTAAATGGGGCAAGCGTAGACAACCGAAACATAGGAGGAAATTAGTTTCCCCCTCAAATAGACTTTACGGCTGTTTGGTTCATGATATCAGGTTTTTAAGTTTTGAAATTTATGCGTATATCCTGTGCTGTTTCTTTGATAAAGCGCAGATGTAAATAAATAAAGTTATATTCTAGTGGCCTCGCAACGTATAGATACCCTGGTTGCCCGCCGGGAAGCCCTGCATGGTAAGCGTGAGTAGGCCGTTGCGGAGCACGAAGGTGCCTTCGTCGGTGCGGGGCTGGCCTTTGCTGTCGGTGTAAATGAACGTGATGTGGTCGGCGGTGAAGGCAAAGCGGCCGTCCTGGTCGAAGTGCAGGGTGGTGCCGTTGGCGGCCAGCGTCAGGCGTTTCTGATAGGTGCCGTTTGGGCGAAGCGTGAGGGTACCGCCGACGCCCTGGGCCGCTACCGGCTCGGGGCCAGCGCTTTGGTCGAGGATGGCGTAGGTAAGGTATTCGTAGGTGGTGTAGAACCCGGCCTTCGGACTAGCGGGTGCTTGCTGGGCATGTGTCTGGGACGCGAAGAGCAGCAAAGCCAGGAAAGAGAAAAGGATACGCAGCTTCATCCCGCAAATTACGCTATTCGCCGCTTTTCCGGCTGCGGCCCGTTCGGCTACCTTTGGTCTATGGCTACTTTCCTGCGTGAACTGATTCAACCCGCCGCCGCGCTGCCCCAGGCCGATGTGTGTCTCGTGGGCCTGCCTCTCGACTTTGGCACCGTGCTCGAAGGCGGCCGCGCCGGGGCTGCCGGCGCCCCCGACGCCATCCGGCGGGAGCTGCGCCGCTACCACAAAACCTACAACCTGGAGCACAACGTCAGCCTCGACCACCTGCGCATCGCCGATGCCGGCAACCTCGCCCTGCGCTCCGCCGCCGACCATGCCGCCAACCACCAGCACATCCGCGAGGAGCTAACCCGCCTGCTGGGCCTGTACCCGCGTGTGGTGGTGCTGGGCGGCTCCCACGATGGTACCTACAGCACCGTGCGCGGGCTTTTCGATGCCACCGGGGCGCAGGCCATGGGCGGCATCAACCTCGATGCCCACGCCGACGTGAAGGACAAGCCCGGCCTGATCAGCAGCGGTACGCCCTTTGGCAAGCTGCTGCGGGAAGGGTTTCTGGCGGGAAAGCAATTCACCGAAATCGGCCTGCACTCCAACCTCAACACCCAGGAGGATATCGACTTTTTGCACGCTCAACAAGCCCACATCGTGCCCTTGGCCCACGTGCAGCAGGATGGTATGCCTGAGTACATGACGCGCGCCCTGCACCTGGCCAGCAGCGGCGGACCAGCGTTTGTGAGCTTCGATATCGATGGCTGTGCCGAGGCGTATGCACCCGCCGTATCGGCTCCTAGTGCCGATGGCTTCACGCCGCGCCAAGCCACCGAAGCCGCTTTTCTAGCGGGTCGGGCCGAGGCAGTCCGGTTATTTGAGGTGGTGGAGTTCAACCCGCTTTACGACCGCGACAACCAGACGGCGCGGCTGGCGGCTACCATCATCACCGCTTACCTCACGGGCGTGGCCTCGCGCCTGAGCAAGTCATCTACGTAAGATTTCGTATAAAATTTTAAGGTTTAGGTATGCCTCAGGCAACGCTTTGCCGCGGCCACTCATCTATGGGGCAAGTGCGGGGCCTGAAGGCCCTGACTTTCACGTTCTCCTTTCTCTTTTAGCTATGAAAACCACTTTCCTCGCCCTCGCTCTGGGCTTCGCTGCTACGGCTGCCACTGCCCAAACCACCACCACCTTTTCCCTGACCTGCAAGGATGGGGATGACCGAAGCTCCCAGAAGCAGTTCTGCGAAACCCGCGACCTGACCATGGCCAGCCCCGGCACCGCCACGCTCACCATTGATGGCCGCGCCAACGGCGGCATCACCGTGCACGGCTACGATGGCGCCGAGGTGAAGGTGCGGGCGAAAGTATCGGCCTGGGCCCGCTCGGCCGAAGCCGCGCAGAAAACCGCCCAGGGCATCAGCATCAGCACCAAAGGCAATATGCTGCGCGCCGAAGGCAATGAGAACGGCTGGGCCGTGAGCTACGAGGTGTTTGTGCCCCGCCACACTGCCCTCAGCCTCAAGACCATCAACGGTGGCATCCACATCGACCACGTATCGGCCGATATTGCATTTGATGCCACGAATGGCGGGATTTCGCTCGAAGAAGTGGGCGGCAACGTGAAAGGCAACACCACCAACGGCGGCCTCAGCATCACGCTGGCCGGGGAGAAATGGACCGGCGCCGGCCTCGATGTGTCGACCACCAACGGCGGCATCACCTGGCAGCTGCCCAAAAGCTATTCCGCTAAGTTCTATACCAGCACCAATATGGGCGGTATCAATAGCAACTTGTCCGTCACCAAAACCGGGATGATGAGCAAGGAAGTAACGGCCAACCTGGGCAGCGGCGGCGCCCCAATCCGCGCCGTAACTACCAACGGCGGCATTACGGTGCGCCAATAGACTCAGGTAGTTGTAGTAATTGAAAAGCCCCCGCATCTTCACCTATGCGGGGGCTTTTTGTGTCCGTAGATCAGGCAGAAGCCTACAGTACAAATCGTTTTACTTCGCCGGTGCGCTTGCGCTTAAGTGCTTCCGACTGTTTCAGCGGATACTCGTTCTGCTGGTGCTTTTGGTAGCGCTTCACTACCAGGGCCGCGCCTACCAGAGCTCCGAGGCCCACAGCCGCAATCCGGAGCTTGTCCCGCAGCGCGTCGTGGGGGGCGGCCGGCAGGTGCTGTACGCCGCCTGCATCCAGTCGGGCCGGCTCCTGTACGTAGCGCCCATGTGCAGGCATCGGGAAGTCAGCCGCCAGCCTGGCTAAGCCTTCGGCGGCCGCGGAGCCTGTAATAACCGGGCCGTGGCCGCAGCCAATGGCCAGCGGCTGCAAGGCTGCCAGCTTCTGGACCGACTCGCGTACCTTCTCCCAGTTGTAGTTGAAGGGCGCGCCGGCCACGCTGATCTGCGGAATCTGGAGCAAGAGGGAAGGCACCGACTCGTGGTTGGCCGTGGCAAAAGCATCGGCGCCAAGCAGGGTGCGGTCTTCGTCACGGAACAGGGCAACCTGGCCGGGCGCGTGCCCGGGTACATGCAGCCAGCGCCAGCCGGGCAGGTAGGGCACTTCGTCCTCCGAATCGGTAGGCAGGGCCTGCACAACGTCGCTCAGCTGAAAGCTCTGGGGCGGGAAAAACCGCGCCACAAAGGCCAGCGTGCCGCCGCCATCTACGGTGGGGTCGGCGGGTGGGTATACGGCCTCAGCCCTGAGGAAGGGCAACTCCAGCGGGTGAGCCAGCACCGGCACCTTCCAGTGCTCGGCCAGGGCCCGCGCCGAGCCGGAGTGGTCCATGTGCCCATGGGTAAGGATAATGGCCTCAGGGTGAGTGCCGGGGTAAAACAGCTTATCGGCCGCGGCAATGATGTCCTTCTCGGACCCGGGCAGGCCGGTGTCAACCAGCACCCACGCCCCGGGGGTAGTGGTTTCTACGAAGTACAGATTGACGAAGCGTTGGATGGTGAGCTGGTGCACGCCAGCAGCTACTTGTTTCATAGAAGTCAGGTGAATTGGTCTTGTAAAAGCCATACGCAAAAGCAGCTGCTACGGGCTATATCTCGCCTTGGTTCAAACAAAAAGCTCCACCCGATATGGGTGGAGCTTTTTGGAAAAATTACCGCCTGCGGGTTAGTGGCTCACCACCAGCCGTTGCGTCAGGGTTTGCTGACCAGAGGTGAGGCGCACCACGTACACGCCGGCCGAGTACTGGCGCGTGTTCAGCGTTACCGTCTGCGCGCCGCTGCCCTGGCCCGTAGCAAGCGTGCGGAGCAGCCGCCCGTTCATGTCGTAGAGCGTGAGCGTGTAGGCACCAGCTTGTGGCAACCGGAAATGCACAGTGGCATCGCCCAGGCTGGGCGTGGGCGCTACGTGCAGCTCAGCCGTTGAAGCCGAGGAGGCGTTTTGGTTTGCCAGGGCAGTGCCGGTACGAGCCTGCAGGTTGCAGGCCGTGCCCACGGTGTAGGAGAAGGGCGTGGCCACGTTGTTGCGCTCGGGCCCGCCGGCGCCTACCTGGTAGGTGAAGTACAGGTTCACGACGGTACCATTGGCCATGGGCAGCGTGTGGGTGAAGTCCCCGGCCGCGTTCTTGGTCATGGTGTAGCCCGGGTAAGCACCGCTCGTGCCCTGGCGCAGGTAAAGCAAGGCCAGGTTGCCGCCGGCCGTGGCCCCCAGCGGGTGGAAGGTGATGGTCAGGTTGCCCCCGCTGCTGACGGCCTTGTAGCTGAAGTCCGTCGTCACGGCGCAGTAGCCGCTGGAGGAACCGCCCGTGACCGTCACACTCACCGCGGAGGAGGTGGTCACCGCGCCCGCGTTGTCGGTAGCGCGGGCCGTGATAGAGTAGGTGCCCGCGGCCACGCCGGTCCAGGTGTAGGAGTAAGGCGAAGACGTGTCCGTGCCCAGCAGCGTGCTGCCGTTGTAGAAAGCCACGCTGCTGACCGTGCCGTTGGCATCGGCCGCGTTGGCGTTAATCGTAATCGAAGCTGGAGCCGTAAAGCTGGCGCCGCTTGCCGGCGAGGTCAAACTCACGGTGGGCGGGGTGTTGGTGGTCACGGCCGTGAAGCTGAGCCAGTTCACGTTCAGGCCCCCGGCCGTGGCGTAGAGGCGCAGGGTCTGCGCGCCGGCCGGCAAGGTTACGGTGGCGTTGAGCGTCTGCCAGCTCTGCCAGCCCCCGGTCGCTCCAACCGTTACGGAGCCCAGGCTGGTGCCGGCGCTGTTGCGCAGCTGCAGGCTTCCTCCGCCCGGCTCGCTGGCCAGCCGGAAGCCCACGGTGTACTGACCGGCCGTGGTCACGTTCACGGCGTAGTCGAGCCAGTCGCCGGCTTCGATGTAGCCCACGTTCAGCCCCCCGCCCGTGTCGGTGGTCGTCTCGGTCTGGATGCCCAGCATGGCCGAGAAGCTTTCGGCCTGAATCGTGCCGGGAATGGTCTGACCAACGGGAGCGGCCGTTACCGTCACGCTCACGGCCGAGGAGGTGGTCACCGCGCCCGCGTTGTCGGTAGCGCGGGCCGTGATAGAGTAGGTGCCCGCGGCCACGCCGGTCCAGGTGTAGGAGTAAGGCGAAGACGTGTCCGTGCCCAGCAGCGTGCTGCCGTTGTAGAAAGCCACGCTGCTGACCGTGCCGTTGGCATCGGCCGCGTTGGCGTTAATCGTAATCGAAGCTGGAGCCGTAAAGCTGGCGCCGCTTGCCGGCGAGGTCAAACTCACGGTGGGCGGGGTGTTGGTGGTCACGGCCGTGAAGCTGAGCCAGTTCACGTTCGTGCCCGTGGAGGCCGAGGCGTAGAGGCGCAGGGTCTGCACGCCGGCCGGCAGCGTGACCGTGGTGGTCTGCGTCTGCCAGCTCTGCCAGCCGCCCGTGTTGCCTACGTTCACCGAGCCCAGGACCGTGCCGGCGCTGTTGCGCAGCTGCAGGGTAGCCCCGCCGTTGGCCGAAGCCACGCGGATGCCCACGCTGTACTGGCCCGCAGCGGCCACGTTGACCGAGTAGTCGAGCCAGTCGCCCGTCTCGTACCAGTCCACGTTCTGGCCCCCGCCCGTGTCGGTCGTGGTTTCCTTGTCCGTGCCCTGCTGGGCCGTGTAGCTCTCGGCCTGAATCGTGCCCGGAATGGCCTGCGCCGTGGGGGCTGACGTAACCGTGACACTTACCGCCGTGGAGGTGGTTACCGCGCCGGCGTTATCCGTGGCTTTGGCCGTGAGAGAGTACGTGCCCGCGCCCACGCCGGTCCAGGTGTAGGAGTAAGGCGCCGTCAGGTCTTCGCCGAGCTTGGTTGCGCCCTGGAAGAACTCTACTTTGCTCACCGTACCGTTGGCATCGGCGGCGTTGGCGTTAATCGTAATGCTGGCCGGGGCCGTGAAGCCGGCACCGTTGGCCGGCGAAGTCAGGCTAACGGTAGGCGGCGTGTTGGTGGAGGTACCGGTGTAGGTGAACGTCATGCGGCCTACGTTCAGGCCCCCTTGCGTGAAGCTCAGGCGCAGCACGTGTTCCCCGGCCGGCAAGTTTAGGCCGGTAATGGTTTTCGTTCCCCAGGCGCCCCAGTCGCCAGTCGTTGTTACGGTCTGGTTGGCGCTGATGGTGTTGCCATCAATTGAGAGGGAGAATGGTCCCCCGCCGGTGGAGTTGCCGGCGGCGTAGCGTAGGGCTAGCGTGTGCGTGCCGGCCGTAGCCACGTTGATGGTATACTCCAGCCATTCGCCGGCATCCACCCAGCCTACGGTCGTGCCTTCGGCTGCGTCGCTCACGGCATCTACGTACTCTGCAGGGCGGAAAGCCACCGTGGGCGAGGGCTCGAAGGTAGCCTGGTTGGAGGCGCTGGCGTCGTTGTAGGCAATGCCCTGGCCCAGTCCGCCGGCGTAAGTATCGTACTTACCGGCCTCAATAACGCCCGGCACGGCCTGCGGCGTACCCGTGAAGGAAGTTTGCTTGCCCACCTGCACTCGCGCAATGTTAGTCACTTTGAAAAGCGAGCCGGCGTACACCTTCGCGTAGAAGTTGTGAATGGCTACGTTCAGGTTAGAAGCAGTTTTGGTGTAAGGCGCGGTGGTTACCGTTCCCAGAGACGTGCTGCCGTCGAAGAACTCCACCCCCGTTACGCCGGAGCCGGTGGTAGCCACGCTCAGCGTCACGCTGCCGTTGGCGGCTACTTCCGAGGCGCTGGCCGTGAGCGTGCCCGCCACGGCCACGTCCTTGCTGGTGGCCAGCTTGCGGGCCGGCACGTTCAGCACGTAGCCATCCGAGAAGTTCACGGTGATGGGCGCGCTGGAGTAGTTGTGGGCTACGTAGGTTTTCACGCCGGCCTTGTTAAAGACCACCGCCTGCGGGTTGTTGGCCGTCACGGAGGCATCTACCCGGCCCAGGGCGTTCATGGCGTGCAGCCAGTAGTAGGTCTGCGCATCCGAAACCCCAAATTTGATCGGTCGATTAGGGAAGCCGTCGTAGAGCTGAATGGCTTTTACGGGGTCAATGAACGCCAGGTATTCCCAGAGCAGGTCGTGCCAGGTGTTGGCATTCACTTCATTCTGCAGAATGCCCGTATTCTGGGTGATTTCCGTCCAGAGCTTCTGTACGTAGGCGTGGTTCTGGCCCAGGTACAGCGAGCCGCCGTGCATGGGGTAAAGCTGAATGCCGTATACGGCGCGGATGTCCTGGGTCCAGAAGGTACCAGCGTCGTAGCCCGCGCCCCACACGCGGCCGGTGGCGCTGTAGGCGTAGTTGGGCTGGAAGGTGCGGTCGTTCACGTCAAACCAGTACTCCTCAATGGCGGCCTGCTCGGTGGCGTAGAGGTAGATGCCCAGGTCGCGGGTGGCTTTGTTGCCCGTGATGGCGCCCCAGTGAATCAGGGACGAGTTGAACTGCATGCTTTCCGAGGTCGATTCCTGGTTGTTGCCCATGGGTGAGCTGGCGAAGCCATCAGCCCAGGAGTGACCGGCGTAGGGGTCGAAGTTGCGCAGGAAGGGGAACTGGGTATCGGTGCGGCTGGGGTTGGCGGCGTCGCGCACGAGCATGTTCACCATGGCACCCCACTGGCCGGCCCAGCCGGGCTGGTACTGCTCCAGGAAGGCGGCGGCGTGGATGAAATAGCCCCAGTGGAAGTGGTGGTCGTTGATGTTGTCGTCCTGGTGGTGACCAGCGGGATACCCAAACAGCGTCGACCAGGTGGAGTTGTAGTAAAACACAAAGGCGTTTTCCCCGCTTTCCGCCGACAGCCAGTCCTGGAGCCGGTTCTTGATGGTAGTCACGATCTGGTCGCGGGCGGCGGTGTTGCCGGTTTCATCGGCAATGCGGGCCGTCTGAATCAGCTTGTTCATTTCCTGGCCCTCGTTGTAGGAGTCAGTCCACTCGGCCAGGCCGTTGTTTTGCAGGGCCTGCACCTTGTCGTTCAGCTTCACCGGGCTGAAGCCGGTGCTGTAGTTATCGAGGTAGGGCAGGGTGGGCAGGATGCCATGGAAGGTGTAGGCCGTGGAAAACACGTTGCCGGCCAGCATCTTCAGTTGGCCCCGTACCGACGGATAGATCTGCCCGGCGGGCTGGGCCGACCCGGCAGCCATGTAGCCCCACTGGTGCGGCAGCAGCCCCTGAAGGACCACGCCGTTGGCGCCTTCCTTCACAGAGGGCGTCACCGTGAAGGTCGTTTTCACTACTGAGGTGCTTTCAGTGAACACCCAGTCTACTTTGGTGCTGGCCGGAAACACGTAGGCGTATTGCTTGTAGGCGTTGGCGGCGGCCAGGGCGTCCGGGGCCGAGGGGTTCAGCAGGGCAATGGACCAGTACGTTTTACCGTTCAAGGTAGACGTATAGGTGCCGGCGTTGTTGGTCCAGGTGGAGCCTAGGGGAGCATACACGGCGTAATCGGCTCCATTATAGGAGTCCTTGATCAGCAACATTTCCCCGTTAATGGTTACCGTGCCCACGGTCACTTTCACCGTGGCCACGTCGGCGGCGCCCTTGGTCAGGTACACGAAGGGCATACCCATGCCCACAGTGGCGTTAAAGTCATTGGAGCCACTGTGCCAGTTCATGGTCACGGTCCAGTCGGAGTAGTCCGATACGGTAGCAGCGGTGGCGTTCAGGCTCTGCACGCCCACCGTCACGGCCATCACGTCGCTGTTGGGCTGACGGTATTCCGTAGTGCTGGCCGGCGGTATAATGTAGTTTACCACCAGACCCGTTTCGTGCGTGCGCAGCGTGAGCGGGTAGTTGAAGATGTTGTTTGTGTGGTTGTTGCGCAGCTTGCCCGACCAGAACTCATTGGTCGGCACCGGCTTGGTGGCGGCTACTCCGCTCAGCAGGGGCGAGCCGGCCGGCACGGCGTTGCGGCCGGCGGCGTCCGTTCCCGGAAACTGGGTGGTGTAGCTGCCGGAGCCTACGGCTACGATCTGGCTGTGCGCCGGAGCGCTGGCAAGGCCAATACTCAGTACCGAAAGCGCGGCCGCTTTTACGGCCCGGGTGCGGGGGGTGTGCGGCCCCGCGAGCCACTCCGGCAGTAGGCGGAGCAGGCGGTTGTGTAGGGTTTTACCCATTGTAGAGAGGTTTGGTGGGGTTATGTAATTGTAGGGGAGTGACAAATGGAACCGAATCCGGCACAATCGTTCCCGGAAAGCTGTGGAAACGATTGCTGCAGGGGGCTTTCTACAGGCAAGAGCTGTTAAACTGTATGTTGAGTAGCGGAGCCGAACTCAGCAGATCTATCAAATGGAGCAACTTAAAAGCAGGCTTTTGCTAGGTCGCTATTTAGAAGGTGGATATACTTATAATAGATGACTTTTAATAACGAGCCAGAATAGGCTATATAAGGTAAAGATTATAAAGAATCGTATATCGATCCTCAAGGTATATAAATAATTTGTTGAACAATAGGGTCGATAAACTAGCAAGCAAAAGAAACTGAAGGAACCGCACAGTCTCTTGCCCGGCTGCGGCAGCGGGCTTGTGATAGAAGCGTTTCTCAGGTACCGTACTCTCTGCTGGTGTTTAAGTATTATGTGCAGATAGTCAGAGGAATACAATGTGAAAAAGGTGCGTGATATGTGCGATTCGTTGTATCGATGGCGTATCAATAATAAAATTTTGGGTTCGTTTGCAGGCAAACGAGCGTTAGGCTCTATGCGGTTAATGTCGCGAGTAGTATAGGGCGGCAGCCGTGTTACAGCGACTGAGTTATGGACACAAAAAAGCCCCTTGCTGGCAAGAGGCTTTTACTGGTTGCCGACCGATACCTTATGGAGCGGTAGTAGTGGTGTCGGTGGTAGCGGTGGTGTCAGTGGTTGCGCCGGCTTCAGCCTGCTCACTTGGCGAGCTGGTTGCCATGCTGGTAGTTTGGTCGCCCTCACCGCGCTCTGAGCCGGTGCCATTGCCTTCGCAGGAGGCCAGGGTAAAAGAGGCCGCTGCCAGGGCCAGGAAAAGAATCTTTTTCATGAGACAAGTTGGTTGTGGTAGAAGCCAGAAAACGTAGTTGCACAGCAGCCAAGCTGCACATCAGGCGGTTATACTCCCGATAAGGCAATGACGGCTCACGATATGCCAAGAAATTTTTCGTCGAGCCCTATAACTTGGGGTTTCCAGTCATAGGAGAGAGGGTTGCTCCGTGCCTGGAACCGGCTGAAACAAAAAGCCCCTCGCAAAGCTGCGGGGGGCTTTTTGTTGACTTCAAAAGAGCTTACTGGCCCGAGGTAGTGGCCGTGCCCGTAGAGCCCGTGCCACCAGCGGTAGTGCCGGTACCCGAAGTAGAGCCACCAGCCGTGGTGCCGGAGCCGGAAGTAGTGCCCGTACCACCAGCCGTGGTACCCGTGCCGGAGGTAGAACCACCAGCCGTGGTGCCCGCGCCGGAAGTGGAGCCGCCGGCTGTGGTACCGGAAGTGCTGCCTGAGGTGCTGCCGCCAGTAGCGCCCGTGCCACTGGCGTCGCCCGTGCCGCTCATGCTCGTGTCGGCACCCATGTCGGAGTTGGCGCCCGTTTCCATGTCACCCGATTCAGTGCCGCCTTCCGTGCCAGTGCCAGCCCCGGTTTCCGTGCCGGTGCCCTCGGTGGCACCTTCCTGCTGATTGCCGCCGCACGAGGCGAATGTGAGCGAGGCCGTAGCCAGCGCCAAGAAAAGAACCTTTTTCATAATAGGGTGAAGGGTTTGGTGAAAAAGAAGTGCTTGAGCCGCGCCTACCTGGTCGCAGTCGAAGGGTTTATACTTCCGCCTAAATCTTTGTAACCCGCTTTATAACAAAATTGCCATAATCTTGCACTTAGCTCGTCAGTTTGCTTGTTTAATAATAATATTTTAATGTTGAGCTTAATACCGACCGGTCATGGCGCAAGCACTGGGGGGTGGAATTACCTGCTAGCGGGGCGAGAGAGTCAGCCGAAAGCCGCCGCCTTAGCCTAATGGCTGCGCTGCTGAAAAACCCGGTTGCCACGCGCCGAAAACGCTATATTCGCCACTCCACCCACTATCCGGAACTACCTCACCCGACTATGTCGCACTCCACTCTCGAAACGCCTGAACTCAACCTCGAAGCCACCTCCAAATCCTCGGCCGAAAAGCCCACCACCCGGCCCATGTACTACGAGTACAAGCCCGAGGAAACAGTAAAAGCCCAGCACGGCCCCGAGCTGCGCTGCAAAACCTGGGAGGCTGAAGCGGCCCTGCGCATGCTCGAAAACAACCTCGACCCGGCCGTGAGTTTGGTGTACGACGAGCTGATCGTGTACGGTGGCGCCGGCCGCGCGGCCCGCAACTGGAAGGAGTACCAGACCATCGTGCGCACCCTCAAGAACCTGGAGCCCGACGAAACCATGCTGGTACAGAGCGGCAAGGCAGTGGGCGTGTTGCGCACCTGGGCCCACGCCCCGCGCGTGCTCATTGCCAATAGCAACATCGTGCCCGCCTGGAGCACCCAGGAGTATTTCGACGAGCTGGACAAGCTGGGTTTGATGATGTACGGGCAGATGACGGCCGGCTCCTGGATTTACATTGCCACCCAGGGCATTCTGCAGGGTACCTACGAAACCTTCGCCGCGGTGGCCGACAAGCATTTCGGCGGCACGCTGCGCGGTACCATTACCGTCACGGCGGGCTTGGGCGGCATGTCGGGCGCGCAACCACTGGCCGTGACGATGAACGACGGCGTGTGTTT belongs to Hymenobacter sp. J193 and includes:
- a CDS encoding carbohydrate-binding protein, whose translation is MGKTLHNRLLRLLPEWLAGPHTPRTRAVKAAALSVLSIGLASAPAHSQIVAVGSGSYTTQFPGTDAAGRNAVPAGSPLLSGVAATKPVPTNEFWSGKLRNNHTNNIFNYPLTLRTHETGLVVNYIIPPASTTEYRQPNSDVMAVTVGVQSLNATAATVSDYSDWTVTMNWHSGSNDFNATVGMGMPFVYLTKGAADVATVKVTVGTVTINGEMLLIKDSYNGADYAVYAPLGSTWTNNAGTYTSTLNGKTYWSIALLNPSAPDALAAANAYKQYAYVFPASTKVDWVFTESTSVVKTTFTVTPSVKEGANGVVLQGLLPHQWGYMAAGSAQPAGQIYPSVRGQLKMLAGNVFSTAYTFHGILPTLPYLDNYSTGFSPVKLNDKVQALQNNGLAEWTDSYNEGQEMNKLIQTARIADETGNTAARDQIVTTIKNRLQDWLSAESGENAFVFYYNSTWSTLFGYPAGHHQDDNINDHHFHWGYFIHAAAFLEQYQPGWAGQWGAMVNMLVRDAANPSRTDTQFPFLRNFDPYAGHSWADGFASSPMGNNQESTSESMQFNSSLIHWGAITGNKATRDLGIYLYATEQAAIEEYWFDVNDRTFQPNYAYSATGRVWGAGYDAGTFWTQDIRAVYGIQLYPMHGGSLYLGQNHAYVQKLWTEITQNTGILQNEVNANTWHDLLWEYLAFIDPVKAIQLYDGFPNRPIKFGVSDAQTYYWLHAMNALGRVDASVTANNPQAVVFNKAGVKTYVAHNYSSAPITVNFSDGYVLNVPARKLATSKDVAVAGTLTASASEVAANGSVTLSVATTGSGVTGVEFFDGSTSLGTVTTAPYTKTASNLNVAIHNFYAKVYAGSLFKVTNIARVQVGKQTSFTGTPQAVPGVIEAGKYDTYAGGLGQGIAYNDASASNQATFEPSPTVAFRPAEYVDAVSDAAEGTTVGWVDAGEWLEYTINVATAGTHTLALRYAAGNSTGGGPFSLSIDGNTISANQTVTTTGDWGAWGTKTITGLNLPAGEHVLRLSFTQGGLNVGRMTFTYTGTSTNTPPTVSLTSPANGAGFTAPASITINANAADANGTVSKVEFFQGATKLGEDLTAPYSYTWTGVGAGTYSLTAKATDNAGAVTTSTAVSVTVTSAPTAQAIPGTIQAESYTAQQGTDKETTTDTGGGQNVDWYETGDWLDYSVNVAAAGQYSVGIRVASANGGATLQLRNSAGTVLGSVNVGNTGGWQSWQTQTTTVTLPAGVQTLRLYASASTGTNVNWLSFTAVTTNTPPTVSLTSPASGASFTAPASITINANAADANGTVSSVAFYNGSTLLGTDTSSPYSYTWTGVAAGTYSITARATDNAGAVTTSSAVSVTVTAAPVGQTIPGTIQAESFSAMLGIQTETTTDTGGGLNVGYIEAGDWLDYAVNVTTAGQYTVGFRLASEPGGGSLQLRNSAGTSLGSVTVGATGGWQSWQTLNATVTLPAGAQTLRLYATAGGLNVNWLSFTAVTTNTPPTVSLTSPASGASFTAPASITINANAADANGTVSSVAFYNGSTLLGTDTSSPYSYTWTGVAAGTYSITARATDNAGAVTTSSAVSVTVTGGSSSGYCAVTTDFSYKAVSSGGNLTITFHPLGATAGGNLALLYLRQGTSGAYPGYTMTKNAAGDFTHTLPMANGTVVNLYFTYQVGAGGPERNNVATPFSYTVGTACNLQARTGTALANQNASSASTAELHVAPTPSLGDATVHFRLPQAGAYTLTLYDMNGRLLRTLATGQGSGAQTVTLNTRQYSAGVYVVRLTSGQQTLTQRLVVSH